The sequence ACATTTGGGAATGTGCCCAGTGGAGTACAATTAATAACAACGGTGTGTGAGGTAATAATCTCTTCATCAAGTTCTTTATAGGTAAATTGATGCTCTTTTTTGGTTCTGGAAACATAGATGTATTCAATGCCAAGTTCTTCTAAAACAAAACGTATAGCTTTTGATGCTCCTCCTGTTCCCAAAATAAGTGCTTTATCATGGTGCGGCTTTAAAAAAGGCCCTATTGATTTTTGAAAACCATAGGCATCTGTGTTGTACCCTTTTAAGCCGTTTTCAGTAATTTTTATAGTATTTACTGCGCCTATTTTTTCTGCTCCAGAATCTAGATCATCTAAATATGGAATAACCAATTCTTTGTACGGAATAGTAACATTAAGTCCTTTTAAGTGTGTTTGAGACACAAGGGCTTCAAATTCTGAGATTTCTGGAATATCAAAATTTTCATAGCTATGGTCATTTAGCTTTAAGTCCGCAAATTTTTGTGTAAAATAGCCTTGAGAAAAGGAATACGAAATGTCTTTACCTAAGAGTCCGTACCTGTTTTCTTTCTTTTCTGTTTTTTCCATACCAATCTAAAATCAATAATACCAAAATTCCTAGAATCACAAAAAATATGGCCCACCAGGTTTCGGGAGTTGCTAGATTTGGGAAATAGCGTTCATAATTAAGAACTATTTTATCTCCATTGGAATCTAGTAATACATTACCAAGCGCATCCATTTTGTACATGGTTCGTTTCCAAGGCCAGACCACACCTAAAGAACCTGTTATAAAACCAAGAATGATAGCTGTTGAACTTGCTTTGTAATGCTTGAGCAAGTAACTGAGCAAATGCGAAAAAGTTACCAGTCCCGTTGCCGAACCTAGCGTGAAAACTGCCAGAATTTTAAGGGTTTCCATTCGTTTGGGATTGTCCATAAAGCCAAAATCCCCAGAGAACACTTCCGAAAAAGTATCGTAGAGTGCATTCACGGAATCAACTAGCAGGAGCACATAATTTCCTAATAGAATTAATATAAACGAACCCGAAAGCCCTGGCAATGTCATTCCAGAAACACTGATAATGCCACAAAAGAAAATAAAAAACAGATTATCATTTTCTTTGGCAGGACTTAAGAAACTGATTGAAATACCTATGATTAACCCCAATATTCCTAAAGGAACCGTTCTTTTGTTCCAATGGTTAAAATCTTTGGATATGTAATAGATGGAGCCTAAGATCATACCAAAAAAGCTTGCCCATACAAAGAGTTCTTTTTGTTCCAGAAAAAAGTCGAGCACTCTAGAAATACTGAAATAACTAACAAGCATACCAAAGATGAGCAACAACAAGAATTGGCCGTTTGTATATTGATAAAAACTCTTGAACCTTCCGTTAAGAAGTAACTTGAAAGCTTTGGAATTTATTTTTTGAAGGGAATAGATGAACTCTTCATAAAAACCACCTACAAAAGCAACAATGCCGCCAGATACGCCGGGCACCTTGTTGGCAGCTCCCATACAAAGGCCTTTTATTACCAAAAAAAAGTTGTCCAGAAATGTTCTAGGTTGATGCATCTATTGGGTAAGTTTCTCTTATTTTTTGGAAGCTACTCTTTCTAAGATAAAAATAAGAGAAAAACCTATTATAGCTAGGATTATGGCAAGTATTAACTGATTGTCACCTTCAAATGCCCCGGGCAACACATTTATATCATCAATAACTACTGTTTTATCCCCAAAAGTCTTGGTTTCCAATACTTTTTTCCATGGCCATATTTTGTTCAATGACCCTAGTATAAAACCGGTTAGCAAGGCAAGGGTAATATTTTTATAATGATTGAACATCCATTTTAACAATCGGGCAAAACTTAGGAGGCCAAATACTGCCCCTAGAGCAACAGTAATGACGATTTTAACGTCTCGTTCATGAACTGCATCTAAAATGGTTTTATAGGACCCCAAAAGCACCAAAATAAACGCTCCTGATATGCCAGGTAAAATCATAGCACATACCGCCAAAGCCCCAGATAGGAAAAGATAGGGTAGACTGTCTACATTTTCATTTGGAGGAAGTTCAGTAATAAAATAAGCTATCGCTGCGCCAAAAATAAACATGACGACCGTTGCAATGGACCATTTCTTAATTTCTTTCCCTACAAAAAAGATACTGGCCAATACCAGTCCAAAGAAAAAGGACCATAATAGGATGGGTTGATTTTCCAATAACCAACTTAAAAATTTAGCCAAGGACAATACGCTGATAAAAATCCCCGAGAATAAGGCAAGCAAAAAATTACCGTTCGCCTTATCCCAAAACGCTTTTAATCCTTCTTTTCTTAGTGTTGTGAAAAGAGAAATATTAATATTGTTAATGGAACTTATAAGCTCCTCATAAATTCCGGAGATAAATGCTATTGTACCTCCTGAAACTCCAGGAACCACATCAGCCGCACCCATGGCAATTCCTTTGAGTGTTATAAACACGTAATCCAGCAGTTGACGTCCTTTCATGAATTTTATGGGTAAAAACCTTAAACTATGTAGATGTTTTTTTGATTTCGGAAACCAAGGTTTGTAACCACTTTACCTTGTTGAACTCTGGGAATTCCTCTTCAAATAACTGCAATTTTTCAATATCTAATTGCATGGCTTCTGCCAATTTTTCCCTAGCATTTAAAATTTCATTGTTTTTAAGGTAAATTCCGGCAAGTTTATACTGGAGTTCTGCGCTTTCAGGATAAAATTCAAGTCCTTGGATGATTACTTGGATTGAAGATCCAAAATCCCCTAGTTTTTTAAGTACATCGGCCCAATTTTTCCAAGTTTCCTGTTCATAGTTACCTAAATCTACAGCTTGCTTGTATGCAAAATCCGCCTCATCAAAATTATTGAGGGCAAAATAGATTCTTGCGCATTTTTTCCAATACAGGGGGTTTTCACCATCAATGTTTATGGCCTTATTGATATAATACAAGGCTTTTTCATAGTTCTCCAGTTTATAATGGAAATCGGTTATTGCCAGCCAGCCCTTATCCAGTAATGGGTCTTCATGAACCGTATTGTAATAATAGTATTTTGCTAGGTCGTTATTGCCCAATTTTTCATGACACCTTCCTATCCTAAGATAAGCATGTGATGTCGGGTCTTCTATAGAGATGGTAGTTTCGTAATTCTCAATAGCTTCATTATACTTACCTAGCTTTTCTAGAACTTTTCCTTTTTCAAAGTAGGCTCCAATGAAAGAATCGTCAGAAATTATTGCAAAATCAAATGAAGTAAGTGCTTCTTTGTACATATCCATATTGTAGTACATTTTGCCCAATTGGTGCCAAGCTACTTCACAATAGGGATTCCGCTCCAAATAACTGTTCAAATAATGAATGGCGCCATCAAAATCTTCTAAAAACTCAAAACAGTAGATTACGTTGTACAAAGAAGAATAATCTCGATCATCAAACTCAACGCATCTCATAAAACTACGTTTTGCGCTTTCAAAATCATCCATGAACAGATATTCCATTCCTAAAAGGGAATGGATGTCAAAACTATCTTCGGTTCTATGCAGCGCTTCTAAAAGTAGGTTTACCGCTTCTTGATGATTGTCCTGTTTAGATTGAATGTTGGCTCGTTGTATGTAGATTTCCTCATTGTGCGAATCTATATTTTGGAGTTCATCCAATAATTTTTCGGCAGTTTCAAAATTGTCTTCAAAAACCAGAATTTCTACACGTAATAATTTTAATTCCAGTGAGTTAGGGTGTTGCTCCAAGCCTATTTGGATAGCTTTTTTACCCAATGAGACCTTTCCATTATTTAAATAATAGTGAATGATTTCCTCAAAGTCCTCTGCATCAAAAAAATAGACGTCATCTGTCTTGAGCATGGACTCAAATTTACTTATGGATTTGTCAGGATATTCGTTAGAATCTAACGCCATAGGAATGAGTTTGGTTTAACTATGGACTTAAAATTAGCCCTTTGAAGCTATCTTTAAGTCTTTGTTTTGGGTATGTTATCAACAAATTAGTTAACAGCAGTGGGTTTGTAATCGTTTAAAATACTGATGATTTGGTCGCATCCTATAGCTATTTCTTTCATGGAAATGGTCAGTGGTGGTGATATCCGAACCGCTTTGGGTTCAAAAAGCAACCAGAAAAGAATAAGCCCTTTTTTGGCAGCTTTCAACACTAAATAATTGACAATTTCCTCATCGTCTAATAGCAAAGCAAGCATTAAACCCTTACCTCTTATTTCATTAATCAAAGGATGTACCAAAAGGGTTCTAAATAGCTTTTCTTTCTCTAATGTTTGTTCAATGAGCTGTTTTTCAGTGATTTCTTGTAATGTTGCCAAGCTGGCAGCTGCAATGACTGGGTTCCCGCCAAATGTTGTGATATGGCCTAATTTTGGACTTGTCTGAAAGGTATCCATCATTTTTTTTGAAGCAACAAATGCCCCTACAGGTAGCCCTGAAGCCATTCCTTTGCCCAATACTAAAATATCTGGGACACAGTTAAAATGTTCAAATGCGAATAGTTTTCCTGTTCTTCCAAATCCAGGTTGAATTTCATCTAAAATCAACAGCGCTGCTACTTGATCACAGCGTTTTCGCACTTTTGCCAAATACCCATTTTCTGGAAGAATAAATCCAGCGCCACCTTGTATGGTTTCTAAAACTACTGCGGCGGTTTTTTCCGTAATCTGTTCTAAATCTGCTTCAGCGTTAAATTTGATGAAGGAAACGTCTGGTATTAATGGCCTAAATGCGCTTTTCCGTTCTTCATACCCCATTAAGCTCAAACTCCCCATCGTATTTCCATGATAGGCGCGATGGGCAGCTATGAGTTGTGAGCGCCCAGTATATCTTCTGGCTAATTTTATAGCGCCTTCTATAGCTTCTGTTCCTGAGTTGACCAAATAGGTTGTTTCTAGGTTTTTGGGAAGTTTTGATGCCAATAATTTGGTGAACGCTACAGCAGGTTGTTGAACATATTCTCCATACACCATTACATGCATATATTTTTCAAGCTGTTCTTTTACAGCATCTATAACTCTTGGAGGGCAATGCCCCAAACTGCAGGCAGAAACTCCCGCAACAAAATCTAAATGTGCGTTACCCTGGTTGTCATAAATGTAACTGCCCTTTGCATGAGAAACCTCCATGCCCAAGGGATGTGGTGTGGTTTGGGTTTGATATGTAAAAAAGTCATCTCTAAGCATTAGGGACTTTGTACTTTCTTTACCGTAGCTTCTTTGGGCTTAATAGCCTTGGCGGTGTTCGATATTTTGTTTACCGGGTCGTTTTCATTTTCTTGGCGCTCCTTTTCTTCAGCATCAATGTCTATCGGATTATCTATTCCGCGAATTTTTACCAACTCTATATTATTATCATCTTCATCAAAAATGTCGTCTTTGCTTAGAATCCGTTCATCTCCACGCCATATAAACCCTTTCAATTTTCTACTTTCCACAGGTAATTCCGCGTCCGGAAAAATATCCCCATCAGGATTTACAAAAAAAGTTATGTCTTCAATATCATTGTTGGCCATAAGCAATCTTATCTTACTACAAATGGTTTTATCAATCCCTATCAACTCTTGGTCATCATTGTACATGTAATAGATCACCTCTGTATTTCTGATCAGGTCAATTATTTTGAGTTCATTTTCAATAAACTTTCCATATAGATCTTTTCCTTTTGCCTGATTGTAACCGGTTTTGCTGATGGTATCCAACGAAATAATGAAAGCATTCTCCAATACTTTGAGTGAATCCAATTTCTCGGTCTCTAAGTCAGAAATTAAATGAATACTATCACCTGTTATTTGATTGTCCACATTCCATAGGATTGGATTTTTGATCAATTGGGTAATTCCTGTATTTTCTGCGGAATGAATAGAATCGCATTTTCCGCTTAAGTCAGTTTTATAGAATTTAGCATTTCTGAAAGCACGAAGAATGCGAGCTTCAGGTTTACCTGTAACCATGAGTGTATCCCCATGCATGTAAAGGGAATCTTGTTCCACTAAATTTATTGAAACCGCTCTTTTTGTGGCAAAAACAGAATCTTTAGCCTTGAAAACCTCAGCATAATGAGCTCTAATAACGCCATTGTTAATAGTGTCCGTTATCTGGATATTGTTGGTGGCAGATGCAAATTCAGATGTTTTGTCAAAATAAAGACTGTCACCTACAATGATTTTGTTATCATAATCAATCCTGGTGTTTTTTATGCCATAACCCTGCTCAATCTTGGTATCGTAAAATCCTCGTTCACAATAGATTTTGTATTCTTCACCGGTTATGGTTGAAGGCCCGTACATATATGCATTTTTGGAAATACGGTAATAATCCAATTGTTCTGAATCTATGATGTACTCGGGATTGTCAATGTGTACATCGCTTTTAAACTGCACTTTTTTCAACTCGGTAAAATAGGTGCCGATTTTGCTGGTAAGTACGTTTACGGAATCAACCACTTTTCCTCCAGAATTGTAGAATGATTCTTGTTTTTCCCTATTAAAATATAAAGTATCGGTGGTCAAGGTCATTTGACCATCGGTAAGATCTACTTTCTCCCATGCTTTTGCCAGTTTTGAGTCACCGTTATAACTCATATAGCTGCTGTTCATCTCAATAGAATCGCCCTGTTGTAGTCTAACATTGCCTATTGCCTTTAAACGGTTTTCCTGGGAGTAAAAAATTGCAATATCACACCACAAGTCTGCTCCTTGGTGTTCAAATTGTACTTGACGCTCATCATCCTTGCTAAAAATTGAAGCTCCCGGGAATTGGGCTTCATCTTTGGTGAAATTGGCGCCGTAAACAATGTTTATCTGTCTACTTTCTGGTTCTTGTTCTTTTTCTTGAGCAATAGCCAGGAAAAATGAGAAGATAAAAATGAAAAATGAAATTCTTTTCAAATCCATGGAATTTTGCCCAAAAGTAGGATTTTTAAGCAAAGTATCATGTTGGATTTAGAAAGGTTTAGTAAATGACAAGAGTTCTTCATAAAGTATGAATTCAAATTTTAGGTTCTTGATTTTTTATGTCGGATTAATGCAAGGTATCTATCGAGCTCTTTTTTTACTTCAGGATAGAGAAAGAATAGCCCAATCATATTAGGAAATACTAAGGCTAGAATCATGGCATCGGAAAATTTTATTACGGCATCCAGGGTAATTGCAGCGCCTAAAATTGTAAATAGTAAGAACAAAAGCTTATAGGATAAGTCAACCCACTTTCCTCTCCCAAAAAGATATTTCCAAGCTTGTAGTCCATAATAAGACCATGATAAGATAGTTGAAAATGCAAATAGGATTACTGCAAAGACCAATGCATAAGAAGCTCCGGGAATAGCACTTTCAAAAGCCATTGAAGTGAGATTGATACCTCCTAATCTACTACCGTCTGCCATTAAAGCTCCTCCATTCAATACATCGCCATAAACAAAAGCACCATTGAGATTGAAAATTATAATAACAATGGCGGTCATAGTGCATATAAGCACAGTATCTATAAAAGGTTCAAGTAGGCCAACAAGACCTTCGGATGCCGCATATTTGGTGTTTACGGCAGAATGAGCAATTGCAGCGGAACCAGCTCCAGCTTCATTGGAAAAAGCTGCTCTGCGGAACCCTTGTATCATAACACCAATGAAACCACCACTGATTGTAGCCTTTGGGGTAAAAGCATCC is a genomic window of Flagellimonas sp. CMM7 containing:
- a CDS encoding shikimate dehydrogenase, translated to MEKTEKKENRYGLLGKDISYSFSQGYFTQKFADLKLNDHSYENFDIPEISEFEALVSQTHLKGLNVTIPYKELVIPYLDDLDSGAEKIGAVNTIKITENGLKGYNTDAYGFQKSIGPFLKPHHDKALILGTGGASKAIRFVLEELGIEYIYVSRTKKEHQFTYKELDEEIITSHTVVINCTPLGTFPNVTDKPSLPYQYLNDQHLLFDLIYNPLKTSFLAEGESKGSKICNGLKMLKLQAEKSWEIWNS
- a CDS encoding DUF368 domain-containing protein, which gives rise to MHQPRTFLDNFFLVIKGLCMGAANKVPGVSGGIVAFVGGFYEEFIYSLQKINSKAFKLLLNGRFKSFYQYTNGQFLLLLIFGMLVSYFSISRVLDFFLEQKELFVWASFFGMILGSIYYISKDFNHWNKRTVPLGILGLIIGISISFLSPAKENDNLFFIFFCGIISVSGMTLPGLSGSFILILLGNYVLLLVDSVNALYDTFSEVFSGDFGFMDNPKRMETLKILAVFTLGSATGLVTFSHLLSYLLKHYKASSTAIILGFITGSLGVVWPWKRTMYKMDALGNVLLDSNGDKIVLNYERYFPNLATPETWWAIFFVILGILVLLILDWYGKNRKERKQVRTLR
- a CDS encoding DUF368 domain-containing protein; protein product: MKGRQLLDYVFITLKGIAMGAADVVPGVSGGTIAFISGIYEELISSINNINISLFTTLRKEGLKAFWDKANGNFLLALFSGIFISVLSLAKFLSWLLENQPILLWSFFFGLVLASIFFVGKEIKKWSIATVVMFIFGAAIAYFITELPPNENVDSLPYLFLSGALAVCAMILPGISGAFILVLLGSYKTILDAVHERDVKIVITVALGAVFGLLSFARLLKWMFNHYKNITLALLTGFILGSLNKIWPWKKVLETKTFGDKTVVIDDINVLPGAFEGDNQLILAIILAIIGFSLIFILERVASKK
- a CDS encoding tetratricopeptide repeat protein — translated: MALDSNEYPDKSISKFESMLKTDDVYFFDAEDFEEIIHYYLNNGKVSLGKKAIQIGLEQHPNSLELKLLRVEILVFEDNFETAEKLLDELQNIDSHNEEIYIQRANIQSKQDNHQEAVNLLLEALHRTEDSFDIHSLLGMEYLFMDDFESAKRSFMRCVEFDDRDYSSLYNVIYCFEFLEDFDGAIHYLNSYLERNPYCEVAWHQLGKMYYNMDMYKEALTSFDFAIISDDSFIGAYFEKGKVLEKLGKYNEAIENYETTISIEDPTSHAYLRIGRCHEKLGNNDLAKYYYYNTVHEDPLLDKGWLAITDFHYKLENYEKALYYINKAINIDGENPLYWKKCARIYFALNNFDEADFAYKQAVDLGNYEQETWKNWADVLKKLGDFGSSIQVIIQGLEFYPESAELQYKLAGIYLKNNEILNAREKLAEAMQLDIEKLQLFEEEFPEFNKVKWLQTLVSEIKKTST
- a CDS encoding aspartate aminotransferase family protein, whose translation is MLRDDFFTYQTQTTPHPLGMEVSHAKGSYIYDNQGNAHLDFVAGVSACSLGHCPPRVIDAVKEQLEKYMHVMVYGEYVQQPAVAFTKLLASKLPKNLETTYLVNSGTEAIEGAIKLARRYTGRSQLIAAHRAYHGNTMGSLSLMGYEERKSAFRPLIPDVSFIKFNAEADLEQITEKTAAVVLETIQGGAGFILPENGYLAKVRKRCDQVAALLILDEIQPGFGRTGKLFAFEHFNCVPDILVLGKGMASGLPVGAFVASKKMMDTFQTSPKLGHITTFGGNPVIAAASLATLQEITEKQLIEQTLEKEKLFRTLLVHPLINEIRGKGLMLALLLDDEEIVNYLVLKAAKKGLILFWLLFEPKAVRISPPLTISMKEIAIGCDQIISILNDYKPTAVN
- a CDS encoding OstA-like protein, which encodes MDLKRISFFIFIFSFFLAIAQEKEQEPESRQINIVYGANFTKDEAQFPGASIFSKDDERQVQFEHQGADLWCDIAIFYSQENRLKAIGNVRLQQGDSIEMNSSYMSYNGDSKLAKAWEKVDLTDGQMTLTTDTLYFNREKQESFYNSGGKVVDSVNVLTSKIGTYFTELKKVQFKSDVHIDNPEYIIDSEQLDYYRISKNAYMYGPSTITGEEYKIYCERGFYDTKIEQGYGIKNTRIDYDNKIIVGDSLYFDKTSEFASATNNIQITDTINNGVIRAHYAEVFKAKDSVFATKRAVSINLVEQDSLYMHGDTLMVTGKPEARILRAFRNAKFYKTDLSGKCDSIHSAENTGITQLIKNPILWNVDNQITGDSIHLISDLETEKLDSLKVLENAFIISLDTISKTGYNQAKGKDLYGKFIENELKIIDLIRNTEVIYYMYNDDQELIGIDKTICSKIRLLMANNDIEDITFFVNPDGDIFPDAELPVESRKLKGFIWRGDERILSKDDIFDEDDNNIELVKIRGIDNPIDIDAEEKERQENENDPVNKISNTAKAIKPKEATVKKVQSP